One Bradysia coprophila strain Holo2 chromosome IV unlocalized genomic scaffold, BU_Bcop_v1 contig_144, whole genome shotgun sequence DNA window includes the following coding sequences:
- the LOC119071258 gene encoding cathepsin L-like isoform X3 yields MKYLIIFAFAVGVSSGTFIQDVLKEEWHLFKLEHSKKYNNPVEERFRQKVFLENKRKIAQHNQLYEMGKVTYKLGLNKYADLLQQEFTETMNGFNRSTSNFYKSNIKSEAVTFIEPDVDVPTSVDWRTKGAVTPVKDQGHCGSCWAFSATGGLEGQHFRKTGKLVSLSEQNLVDCSGKYGNEGCDGGIIDEAFLYIKDNGGIDTEETYPYEAVDGTCRYVAANSGATDKNLVDISEGDEAKLKKALATVGPISVAIDASSKSFHLYSEGIYYEPECSSEDLDHAVLAVGYGTDEKGQDYWIVKNSWGTTWGEDGYILMARNRNNHCGIATSASYPLV; encoded by the exons ATGAAGTatctaattatttttgcatttgcTGTTGGAGTCAGTAGTGGAACGTTTATCCAAGATGTTCTTAAGGAAGAGTGGCATTTGTTTAAG CTCGAACATTCCAAGAAATATAACAACCCCGTGGAAGAACGTTTTCGTCAGAAGGTCTTCCTAGAAAACAAACGTAAAATTGCCCAGCACAATCAACTGTACGAGATGGGAAAAGTAACGTACAAGCTAGGTTTGAACAAATATGCCGATCTTCTTCAACAAGAGTTTACTGAAACCATGAACGGTTTCAATCGCAGCACTAg CAATTTCTACAAGTCGAATATAAAATCAGAAGCTGTTACATTCATTGAACCTGATGTGGATGTACCTACATCGGTGGATTGGCGAACGAAAGGAGCAGTAACACCGGTTAAAGATCAAG GACATTGTGGATCGTGCTGGGCTTTTTCCGCAACGGGGGGACTAGAAGGACAACATTTCCGAAAGACTGGCAAATTGGTTTCGCTCTCTGAACAAAATTTGGTTGATTGTTCGGGTAAATACGGAAACGAAGGCTGCGACGGTGGAATCATAGATGAAGCCTTCCTTTATATTAAGGACAATGGAGGTATTGACACGGAAGAGACATATCCATATGAAGCCGTAGATGGCACTTGTCGTTATGTTGCTGCAAATTCTGGAGCAACCGACAAAAATCTTGTTGATATTTCGGAAGGAGATGAagctaaattaaaaaaagccTTAGCAACAGTTGGACCGATCTCCGTTGCTATCGATGCATCCAGTAAGTCATTCCATTTATATTCTGAAGGTATATACTATGAACCAGAATGCAGTTCGGAAGATTTGGATCATGCA GTTCTTGCTGTTGGTTATGGTACTGATGAAAAAGGCCAGGATTATTGGATCGTTAAAAATTCATGGGGAACCACTTGGGGAGAGGATGGTTATATTTTGATGGCGAGAAATAGAAACAATCATTGTGGAATTGCTACCAGTGCCAGCTATCCATTAgtttaa
- the LOC119071258 gene encoding cathepsin L-like isoform X2 gives MKYLIFFAVAIAVSSGTFIQDVLKEEWHSFKLEHSKKYDDPMEERFRQKIFLESKRKIAQHNQLYEMGKVTYKLGLNKYADLLHQEFVSTMNGFNRSTSNFYKSNIKSEAVTFIEPDVDVPTSVDWRTKGAVTPVKDQGHCGSCWAFSATGGLEGQHFRKTGKLVSLSEQNLVDCSGKYGNEGCDGGIIDEAFLYIKDNGGIDTEETYPYEAVDGTCRYVAANSGATDKNLVDISEGDEAKLKKALATVGPISVAIDASSKSFHLYSEGIYYEPECSSEDLDHAVLAVGYGTDEKGQDYWIVKNSWGTTWGEDGYILMARNRNNHCGIATSASYPLV, from the exons ATGAAGTATCTAATTTTCTTTGCGGTTGCAATCGCAGTGAGCAGTGGCACGTTTATACAAGATGTTCTTAAGGAAGAGTGGCATTCGTTTAAG CTCGAGCATTCGAAGAAATATGATGACCCCATGGAGGAACGTTTTCGTCAGAAGATCTTCCTTGAAAGCAAACGTAAGATTGCCCAGCACAACCAACTGTACGAGATGGGAAAAGTGACATACAAACTAGGTTTGAACAAATATGCCGATCTACTTCATCAAGAGTTCGTTTCAACCATGAACGGTTTCAATCGCAGCACTAg CAATTTCTACAAGTCGAATATAAAATCAGAAGCTGTTACATTCATTGAACCTGATGTGGATGTACCTACATCGGTGGATTGGCGAACGAAAGGAGCAGTAACACCGGTTAAAGATCAAG GACATTGTGGATCGTGCTGGGCTTTTTCCGCAACGGGGGGACTAGAAGGACAACATTTCCGAAAGACTGGCAAATTGGTTTCGCTCTCTGAACAAAATTTGGTTGATTGTTCGGGTAAATACGGAAACGAAGGCTGCGACGGTGGAATCATAGATGAAGCCTTCCTTTATATTAAGGACAATGGAGGTATTGACACGGAAGAGACATATCCATATGAAGCCGTAGATGGCACTTGTCGTTATGTTGCTGCAAATTCTGGAGCAACCGACAAAAATCTTGTTGATATTTCGGAAGGAGATGAagctaaattaaaaaaagccTTAGCAACAGTTGGACCGATCTCCGTTGCTATCGATGCATCCAGTAAGTCATTCCATTTATATTCTGAAGGTATATACTATGAACCAGAATGCAGTTCGGAAGATTTGGATCATGCA GTTCTTGCTGTTGGTTATGGTACTGATGAAAAAGGCCAGGATTATTGGATCGTTAAAAATTCATGGGGAACCACTTGGGGAGAGGATGGTTATATTTTGATGGCGAGAAATAGAAACAATCATTGTGGAATTGCTACCAGTGCCAGCTATCCATTAgtttaa
- the LOC119071258 gene encoding procathepsin L-like isoform X1: MKYLIFFAVAIAVSSGTFIQDVLKEEWHSFKLEHSKKYDDPMEERFRQKIFLESKRKIAQHNQLYEMGKVTYKLGLNKYADLLHQEFVSTMNGFNRSTSNLYKSDTKQEAVTFIEPDVDVPAAVDWRKKGAVTPVKDQGHCGSCWSFSATGSLEGQHFRKTGKLVSLSEQNLVDCSGKYGNDGCNGGLMDQAFKYIKANGGIDTEKSYPYEAVDDTCRYDASNSGATDKGFVDIPQGDEDKLKKALATIGPVSVAIDASRSSFQLYSEGVYYDPECSSEELDHGVLAVGYGTDESGDDYWIVKNSWGSSWGQDGYILMARNKENHCGIATSSSYPLV; the protein is encoded by the exons ATGAAGTATCTAATTTTCTTTGCGGTTGCAATCGCAGTGAGCAGTGGCACGTTTATACAAGATGTTCTTAAGGAAGAGTGGCATTCGTTTAAG CTCGAGCATTCGAAGAAATATGATGACCCCATGGAGGAACGTTTTCGTCAGAAGATCTTCCTTGAAAGCAAACGTAAGATTGCCCAGCACAACCAACTGTACGAGATGGGAAAAGTGACATACAAACTAGGTTTGAACAAATATGCCGATCTACTTCATCAAGAGTTCGTTTCAACCATGAACGGTTTCAATCGCAGCACTAg cAATTTGTACAAGTCTGATACTAAACAAGAGGCTGTTACATTCATTGAACCAGATGTCGATGTGCCAGCAGCGGTCGATTGGCGAAAGAAAGGCGCTGTTACACCAGTTAAAGATCAAG GACATTGTGGATCGTGCTGGTCTTTCTCCGCAACCGGATCATTAGAAGGACAACATTTCCGAAAGACTGGAAAATTGGTTTCGCTTTCTGAACAAAATTTGGTCGACTGTTCCGGTAAATACGGAAATGATGGTTGCAACGGTGGACTCATGGATCAAGCCTTCAAATATATTAAGGCCAATGGCGGTATTGACACAGAAAAGTCATATCCATATGAAGCAGTAGATGATACTTGCCGTTATGATGCTTCTAACTCTGGAGCCACCGACAAGGGATTTGTTGATATTCCCCAAGGCGatgaagataaattgaaaaaagccCTGGCAACAATTGGACCAGTCTCCGTTGCAATCGATGCGTCACGTTCGTCATTCCAGTTATATTCTGAAGGTGTATACTATGACCCAGAATGCAGTTCGGAAGAATTAGATCACGGA gTTCTTGCTGTTGGTTATGGTACCGATGAAAGTGGCGATGATTATTGGATCGTTAAAAATTCATGGGGTTCCAGTTGGGGACAGGATGGTTATATTCTGATGGcaagaaataaagaaaatcacTGCGGAATTGCTACCAGTTCCAGTTATCCTTTAGTTTAA
- the LOC119071275 gene encoding regulator of microtubule dynamics protein 1-like, which produces MIAGTKSKKALCTLLINSFLKPRKLVHSSINIVRRIRSPNLLVTYIRWLNFRINGRSPLLITASTLLGVGASKNTEMASNLTLADLLQYADQLFDESKYQETLDVLNNFEDQSSADIKWRLGRAMYKLSQVENKRKDELIRKGFALVDEALKINDQDFAIHRWFAILLDANSELDGIKARVSQLKTVKNHMIRAVELNPEDPTNWYVLGNFAFGIADLTWYKRKVVSAMFATPPSGTYEEALEHFLKAEEKKPNFYSMNLLLIAKCYQHLKNNEKAKEYLTLAANVIVANEDDKKCKEEATNLLKKL; this is translated from the exons ATGATAGCAGGAACAAAAAGCAAAAAGGCTCTGTGCACATTATTAATAAACAGTTTTCTCAAACCACGAAAACTAGTGCATTCATCAATCAATATTGTCAGGAGAATACGAAGTCCAAATTTACTTGTAACATAT ATTCGCTGGCTAAACTTTAGGATCAATGGAAGGTCACCGCTGCTAATTACAGCCTCTACATTACTCGGAGTGGGCGCGTCAAAAAACACTGAAATGGCTTCGAATCTTACTTTAGCTGATCTTTTGCAGTACGCAGACCAGCTGTTTGATGAAAGTAAATATCAAGAGACTCTTGATGTGCTCAATAACTTTGAA GATCAGTCATCTGCTGATATCAAATGGCGTCTAGGTAGAGCTATGTACAAGCTATCCCAAGTCGAAAACAAACGCAAAGATGAGCTCATACGTAAAGGTTTTGCATTGGTCGATGAGGCCCTTAAAATAAATGATCAGGATTTCGCAATCCACAGATGGTTTGCCATTCTGCTCGATGCAAATAGCGAATTGGATGGAATCAAAGCCAGAGTTTCACAATTGAAAACGGTCAAAAATCATATGATCAGAGCTGTTGAACTGAATCCAGAAGATCCGACTAATTGGTACGTACTGGGTAATTTCGCATTCGGCATAGCAGATTTGACTTGGTATAAGCGAAAAGTTGTTTCGGCTATGTTTGCCACACCACCGTCTG GAACGTACGAAGAAGCATTGGAGCATTTCTTAAAGGCTGAAGAGAAGAAACCAAATTTCTATTCCATGAATTTACTGCTAATTGCTAAGTGCTACCAACACCtgaaaaataacgaaaaggCAAAAGAGTATCTCACTTTGGCTGCTAATGTTATCGTAGC GAACGAGGACGATAAGAAATGCAAGGAGGAGGCAACCAATTTACTAAAGAAATTATGA
- the LOC119071274 gene encoding regulator of microtubule dynamics protein 1-like, whose amino-acid sequence MIAGTKSTKALCTLLINSFLKPKKLVHSSINIVRRIQSPNLLVTYIRWLNFRVNPRSPLLITAFTLFGVGASKNTEMASNLTLADLLQNADQLFDESKYQETLDVLNNFEDQSSADIKWRLGRAMYKLSKVETKRKDELIRKGFALVDEALKINDQDFAIHKWFAILLDANSELDGIKARVSQLETVKKHMIKAVELNPEDPTSWHLLGNFAFGLADMPWYQRKVVSAIFATPPSGTYEEALEHFLKAEEKKPNFYSMNLLLIAKCYQHLKNNEKAKEYFTLAANVIVANEDDKKCKEEATNLLKKF is encoded by the exons ATGATAGCAGGAACAAAAAGCACAAAGGCTCTGTGCACATTATTAATAAACAGTTTTCTCAAACCAAAAAAACTAGTGCATTCATCAATCAATATTGTCAGGAGAATACAAAGTCCAAACTTACTTGTAACATAT ATTCGCTGGCTAAACTTTAGGGTCAATCCAAGGTCTCCGCTACTTATTACAGCCTTTACATTATTTGGAGTTGGCGCGTCGAAAAACACTGAAATGGCTTCGAATCTTACTTTAGCCGATCTTTTGCAGAACGCAGACCAGCTGTTTGATGAAAGTAAATATCAAGAGACTCTTGATGTGCTCAATAACTTTGAA GATCAGTCATCCGCTGACATCAAATGGCGTTTAGGTAGGGCTATGTACAAACTATCCAAAGTCGAAACCAAACGCAAAGATGAGCTCATACGTAAAGGTTTTGCATTGGTCGATGAGGCCCTTAAAATAAATGATCAGGATTTCGCAATCCACAAATGGTTTGCCATTCTGCTCGATGCAAATAGCGAATTGGATGGAATCAAAGCCAGAGTTTCACAATTGGAAACGGTCAAAAAACATATGATCAAAGCTGTTGAACTGAATCCAGAAGATCCGACTAGTTGGCACTTACTGGGTAATTTCGCATTCGGCTTAGCAGATATGCCTTGGTATCAGCGAAAAGTTGTTTCGGCTATTTTTGCCACACCACCGtctg gAACGTACGAAGAAGCATTGGAGCACTTCTTAAAGGCTGAAGAGAAGAAACCAAATTTCTATTCCATGAATTTACTGCTAATTGCTAAGTGCTACCAACACCtgaaaaataacgaaaaggCAAAAGAGTATTTCACTTTGGCTGCTAATGTTATCGTAGC GAACGAGGACGATAAGAAATGCAAGGAGGAGGCAACCAATTTACTAAAGAAATTCTGA